The following are encoded in a window of uncultured Pseudomonas sp. genomic DNA:
- the nirB gene encoding nitrite reductase large subunit NirB — protein MNSTETSTDQQRLIIIGNGMVGHHCVEQLIERGALAQYRVDVFSEEPLRAYDRVHLSEYFTGRDAESLALSAAELYQQPGVTLHLGAAVLEIDRERREVLTAEGRFAYDQLVLATGSYPFVPPIEGAAGDSRLVYRTLADLDTIQAAANNARRGVVVGGGLLGLEAANALKSLGLEAHVVEFAPRLMPVQLDDHGGLALKAQIEALGVSVHLSRATQSITAGSEYRYRMNFAADAEGKHEFLETDLIVFSAGIRPQDAIAKQCGLELGPRGGVAIDSQCRTSDPAIFAIGECAAWNGGIFGLVAPGYQMARSVATQLSGEDSEPFMGADMSTKLKLLGVDVGSIGDAHGAIAGSRSYRFIDEANASYRRLVVSADGKQAIGAVLVGDNSYYDSLLQYVQNGIQLPADPSCLILPQGEGAPTLGADALPDTATICSCHNVSKGAICSAIDGGCGDLAGLKACTKAATGCGGCSALLKQVFEHELTARGVVVDKSLCEHFAYTRQELYGIVRVEGIESFEALLAKHGRGHVGCDICKPAVGSILASCWNRSISDPLLVPLQDTNDTFMANMQKNGTYSVVPRIPGGEVTPDGLIAIGAVAKKYDLYTKITGGQRIDLFGAQLHELPDIWAELIAAGFETGHAYGKSLRTVKSCVGSTWCRYGVQDSVAMALLLENRYKGLRSPHKIKFAVSGCTRECAEAQSKDVGVIATENGWNLYVSGNGGMRPRHAELFATDLDDATLVRYIDRFLMFYVRTADRLQRTSVWRESLEGGLDYLKAVIIDDSLNLASELEAQMQLVVDRYECEWANALQDPEKLKRFRTFVNDKRGDPDIQFVDERGQRRPLRADEQSLIPVFEEVV, from the coding sequence ATGAACAGCACAGAGACCTCCACTGACCAGCAACGGCTGATCATCATTGGCAACGGTATGGTTGGCCATCATTGCGTCGAACAACTGATCGAGCGTGGCGCGCTGGCGCAGTACCGCGTGGATGTATTCAGCGAAGAGCCCCTGCGTGCTTACGACCGTGTGCATCTGTCCGAGTACTTCACCGGGCGTGATGCCGAGTCGCTGGCGTTGAGCGCCGCCGAGTTGTATCAGCAGCCGGGCGTAACCCTGCATCTGGGCGCAGCCGTGCTGGAGATCGACCGCGAGCGCCGTGAAGTGCTCACCGCCGAGGGCCGCTTCGCCTACGACCAACTGGTTCTGGCCACCGGCTCTTACCCCTTCGTACCGCCGATCGAGGGCGCGGCCGGTGATTCGCGTCTGGTCTACCGCACCCTGGCCGACCTCGACACCATTCAGGCCGCCGCGAATAACGCGCGCCGTGGTGTGGTGGTCGGCGGCGGTTTGCTCGGCTTGGAAGCGGCCAACGCACTGAAATCGCTGGGCCTGGAAGCCCATGTGGTGGAGTTCGCCCCACGCCTGATGCCGGTGCAGTTGGACGATCACGGCGGTCTGGCGCTGAAGGCGCAGATCGAAGCGCTGGGCGTCAGCGTGCACCTGTCGCGCGCCACGCAGTCGATCACTGCCGGCAGCGAGTACCGCTACCGGATGAACTTCGCCGCTGACGCTGAGGGTAAACACGAGTTCCTGGAAACCGACCTGATCGTGTTTTCCGCCGGCATCCGCCCGCAGGACGCCATCGCCAAGCAGTGTGGCCTGGAGCTCGGCCCGCGTGGCGGTGTGGCCATCGATAGCCAGTGCCGCACCAGTGACCCCGCCATCTTCGCCATCGGTGAATGCGCGGCGTGGAACGGCGGCATCTTCGGCTTGGTTGCGCCGGGCTACCAGATGGCCCGCAGCGTCGCCACGCAACTCAGCGGTGAGGACAGCGAGCCGTTTATGGGCGCGGACATGTCGACCAAACTCAAGCTGCTCGGCGTCGACGTCGGCTCCATCGGTGACGCCCATGGCGCCATCGCCGGCTCGCGCAGCTACCGTTTTATCGATGAAGCCAACGCCAGCTATCGCCGTCTGGTGGTCTCCGCCGACGGCAAACAGGCCATCGGCGCCGTGCTGGTGGGCGACAACAGCTACTACGACAGCTTGTTGCAGTACGTGCAGAACGGCATTCAGCTGCCGGCCGATCCGTCCTGCCTGATCCTCCCGCAAGGTGAAGGCGCGCCGACCCTGGGTGCCGATGCGTTGCCGGACACTGCGACCATCTGCTCCTGCCATAACGTCAGCAAGGGAGCGATCTGCTCAGCTATCGACGGCGGTTGCGGCGACCTCGCCGGCCTGAAAGCCTGCACCAAGGCCGCCACCGGTTGCGGTGGTTGCTCGGCGTTGCTCAAGCAAGTCTTCGAGCACGAGTTGACCGCCCGCGGCGTGGTCGTAGACAAGAGCCTGTGCGAGCACTTCGCCTACACCCGTCAGGAGCTGTACGGCATCGTGCGGGTGGAAGGCATCGAGAGTTTTGAGGCGCTGCTGGCCAAGCATGGTCGCGGTCATGTTGGCTGCGACATTTGCAAGCCGGCGGTGGGTTCGATCCTCGCCTCGTGCTGGAACCGCTCAATCAGCGACCCGTTGCTGGTGCCACTGCAGGACACCAACGACACCTTTATGGCCAACATGCAGAAGAACGGCACCTACTCGGTGGTGCCGCGTATTCCCGGTGGCGAGGTGACCCCGGACGGGCTGATTGCCATCGGTGCGGTGGCGAAGAAATATGACCTCTACACCAAGATCACTGGCGGCCAGCGCATCGACCTGTTTGGCGCGCAGCTGCACGAGCTGCCTGACATCTGGGCCGAGCTGATTGCCGCCGGCTTTGAAACTGGCCACGCCTACGGCAAATCGCTGCGTACAGTGAAGAGCTGCGTCGGTAGCACCTGGTGCCGTTATGGCGTGCAAGACAGCGTGGCCATGGCGCTGCTGTTGGAGAACCGCTACAAGGGCCTGCGCTCGCCGCACAAGATCAAGTTCGCGGTCAGCGGTTGCACCCGCGAATGCGCCGAGGCGCAGAGCAAAGACGTTGGCGTGATCGCCACCGAGAACGGCTGGAATCTGTATGTCAGCGGTAACGGCGGTATGCGCCCACGGCATGCAGAGCTGTTCGCCACCGACCTCGATGACGCCACGCTGGTGCGCTATATCGACCGCTTCCTGATGTTCTACGTGCGCACCGCCGACCGTTTGCAACGCACCTCGGTGTGGCGCGAGTCGCTGGAAGGCGGCCTGGATTACCTCAAGGCGGTGATTATCGATGACAGCCTGAATCTCGCCAGTGAGCTGGAAGCGCAGATGCAGTTGGTGGTCGATCGCTACGAGTGTGAATGGGCTAACGCCCTGCAAGACCCGGAGAAGCTCAAGCGTTTCCGCACCTTTGTGAATGACAAGCGCGGCGATCCGGATATCCAGTTTGTCGATGAGCGCGGTCAGCGCCGGCCGCTGCGAGCCGATGAACAGTCACTTATCCCCGTCTTCGAGGAGGTCGTCTGA